A window of the Bacteriovorax sp. PP10 genome harbors these coding sequences:
- a CDS encoding 16S rRNA (guanine(527)-N(7))-methyltransferase RsmG — protein MKEFAKKYLDLLTGEFAGINLTRIESPEDFYNKQILDSVMPMTESKVFRNALETTKLVVDVGFGGGFPILPLAFKNPDVKFIGMEARAKKAQVVQSIANSLGLTNATLKHQRLDFVDFDVDTVITFKAVGKVIDFLPMIRTDKTVYVFFYKGPNFYELEDIEELLEKNWELIEEKSYDVPGTEGRVLLGFKNRKVLRGTLVTEKIIKFSSLL, from the coding sequence ATGAAAGAATTCGCTAAAAAGTACCTCGATTTGTTGACCGGTGAATTTGCCGGCATCAATTTAACAAGAATTGAATCTCCTGAAGATTTTTACAATAAACAGATCCTCGATTCGGTTATGCCGATGACTGAGAGTAAAGTTTTTAGAAATGCTTTGGAAACTACCAAACTTGTAGTGGATGTTGGATTTGGTGGGGGATTTCCAATCCTTCCTCTGGCATTCAAAAACCCAGACGTAAAATTTATTGGAATGGAAGCGCGCGCTAAAAAAGCACAAGTTGTTCAAAGTATCGCGAACAGTCTTGGTTTAACCAACGCAACACTGAAACACCAAAGATTAGACTTTGTGGACTTTGATGTCGACACCGTCATTACTTTTAAGGCCGTCGGAAAAGTTATCGATTTTTTACCGATGATCCGCACGGACAAAACCGTCTATGTCTTTTTCTATAAAGGGCCAAACTTTTATGAGCTAGAAGATATCGAAGAACTTCTGGAAAAAAATTGGGAACTAATTGAAGAGAAATCATACGACGTACCAGGAACTGAAGGACGCGTCTTGTTAGGATTTAAGAACAGAAAAGTTCTACGTGGAACATTGGTTACGGAAAAAATTATTAAATTTTCATCGTTACTTTAA